The window TCCGAGATTGCCGCGGTTTTCAATGAGGTGGCCGACCGCAATCTCCACTTGACGGGTGAGTTGGCGCGGGTGCGGCGCATGGTGGGCCGTGAGGGCAAGCTCACGGAGCGGCTGGAGACGGGCGCCTGTGAGGGTTCCTGGGCGGCCGCCGTCGACAACTCCAACGCCCTGGTCGACGACCTCGTACGGCCCGTCTCCGAGGTCGGCCGGGTGCTGTCCGCGGTGGCCGAGGGTGATCTGTCGCCGCGTATGGAGCTGCGGACGCAGGCGCCGGACGGGACCGGGCATCCGCTGCGGGGTGAGTTCCTCAAGGTCGGGCGGACTGTAAACAACCTTGTCGATCAGCTGTCGACGTTCACCGACGAGGTCACGCGCGTGGCCAGCGAGGTGGGCACCGAGGGCAAGCTCGGCGGGCAGGCACGCGTGCGTGGCATGTCGGGTTCGTGGAAGGACCTCACGGACTCCGTCAACACGATGGCGTACCGGCTGACTGCCCAGGTGAGGGACATCGCGCTGGTGACCACGGCGGTCGCCAAGGGCGATCTGTCCCGGAAGGTCACTGTTCATGTGGCCGGCGAGATGCTGGAGCTCAAGAACACCGTCAACACGATGGTGGACCAGCTGTCGTCGTTCTCGTCCGAGGTGACGCGAGTCGCGCGCGAGGTGGGCACCGAGGGCGAGCTGGGCGGGCAGGCGCAGGTGCCGGGTGTGGCCGGTGTGTGGAAGGACCTCACCGATTCGGTGAACCTCATGGCCGGCAACCTGACCGCGCAGGTGCGAGGGATCGCCCAGGTGACCACCGCGGTCGCCAACGGTGACCTGTCGCAGAAGGTGACCGTGTCGGCGCGCGGCGAGGTCGCGCAGCTCGCGGACACGATCAACCAGATGACCGAGACGCTGCGGATCTTCGCGGACGAGGTCACACGCGTGGCCAACGAGGTCGGTGCGGCCGGACAGCTGGGCGGTCAGGCGAATGTGCCGGGTGCGGCCGGTACCTGGAAGGACCTGACGGACTCCGTCAACACGGTGTTCCGGAATCTCACCATTCAGGTGAGGGACATCGCCGCGGTCACAACGGCCGTGGCCAACGGTGATCTCTCTCAGAAGGTCACGGTCAACGTGGCCGGCGAGATGCTCGAGCTGAAGAACACCGTCAACGGCATGGTCGATCAGCTCTCATCCTTCGGTTCCGAGGTCACGCGTGTCGCGCGTGAGGTCGGTGTCGAGGGTGAGCTGGGCGGGCAGGCGCAGGTGCCGGGTGCGGCGGGGACGTGGAAGGACCTGACGGACTCCGTCAACACCGCGTTCCGGAACCTCACCGGACAGGTGAGGAACATCGCCCAGGTCACGACGGCGGTGGCCAACGGCGACCTGTCGCAGAAGGTCACCGTGGACGTCTCCGGCGAGATGCTCCAGCTGAAGAACACCGTGAACACGATGGTGGATCAGCTGTCGTCGTTCGCCGACCAGGTGACGCGGATGGCCCGGGACGTGGGTACCGAGGGCCGGCTGGGCGGTCAGGCGGTCGTACCGGGTGTGGCCGGCACGTGGAAGGAGCTCACCGACTCCGTCAACGGAATGGCAGGGAACCTCACCGCCCAGGTGCGGAACATCGCGCAGGTCACCACTGCGGTGGCCCGCGGTGACCTGTCGCAGAAGATCGACGTCGATGCGCGCGGCGAGATCCTGGAGCTGAAGAACACCATCAACACGATGGTCGACCAGCTCTCCGGCTTCGCCGACCAGGTGACCCGGGTCGCCCGTGAGGTGGGCACCGAGGGCCGCCTGGGTGGTCAGGCGCAGGTGCCCGGCGTCGCGGGTGTGTGGCGGGACCTGACCGACTCCGTGAACGGAATGGCAGGAAACCTAACGGCCCAGGTGCGGAACATCGCGCAGGTCGCCACGGCGGTCGCCCGGGGTGACCTGTCGCAGAAGATCACCGTGGACGCGCGCGGCGAGATCCTGGAGCTCAAGAACACGCTGAACACGATGGTCGACCAGCTGTCGTCGTTCGCGGAGGAGGTCACCAGGGTCGCCCGCGAGGTGGGTACGGAGGGCCAGCTCGGTGGTCAGGCCGAGGTGCAGGGCGTCTCCGGCACCTGGAAGGACCTCACCCAGTCCGTGAACTTCATGGCGAACAACCTGACCATCCAGGTGCGTCAGATCGCCGAAGTCACGACCGCGGTCGCCAAGGGTGACCTGTCGAAGAAGATCACCGTTGACGCGAAGGGCGAGATCCTCGAGCTCGTCACGACCGTCAACACCATGGTCGACCAGCTGTCCAGCTTCGCCGAGCAGGTGACCCGGGTGGCCCGTGAGGTGGGCACCGAGGGCATCCTGGGCGGCCAGGCGCACGTTCCCGGTGTCACGGGCATCTGGAAGGACCTGAGCGGCAACGTCAACCTGATGGCCAAGAACCTGACCATGCAGGTGCGGAACATCTCCCAGGTCGCGGCGGCGGTCGCCAACGGTGACCTGACGCGGACGGTGACGATCGAGGCGCGCGGCGAGGTCGCTCAGCTCGCCGACACCTTCAACACCATGGTCAAGACGCTCAGTTCGTTCGCCGACCAGGTCACCAAGGTGGCCCGCGAGGTGGGCACGGACGGCATCCTCGGTGGTCAGGCGCATGTGCCGGGCGTGGCGGGCACCTGGAAGGACCTCACCGAGTCCGTGAACCAGATGGCGTCCAACCTGACCGGTCAGGTGCGCAACATCGCCCTGGTCACGACCGCCATCGCCAAGGGCGACCTCTCCAAGAAGATCGACATTGACGCTCGTGGCGAGATCCTCGAACTCAAGACGACGATCAACACGATGGTCGACCAGCTGTCGTCCTTCGCGGAGGAGGTCACCCGAGTCGCCCGCGAGGTGGGAACCGAGGGGCAGCTCGGCGGCCAGGCACGCGTGCGTGACGTCGACGGGACCTGGCGCGACCTCACCGAGTCCGTGAACGAAATGGCAGGAAACCTTACTCGGCAGGTGCGTGCCATCGCGCGCGTGGCGACCGCGGTGACCCGCGGTGACCTGAACCTGAAGATCGACGTCGACGCCTCCGGCGAGATCCAGGAACTCCAGGACTACATCAACAAGATGATCGCCAACCTGCGCGACACCACGATCGCCAACAAGGAACAGGACTGGCTCAAGGGCAACCTCGCCCGGATCTCCGCCCTGATGCAGGGCCGCCGTGACCTGGAGGACGTGGCCTCGCTGATCATGAGCGAGCTGACGCCGGTGGTGACAGCGCAGCACGGCGCGTTCTTCGTCGCCATGCCGCTCCTCGACGGCAAGGACCTGGCTGCCGAGAACGACGACCACTACGAGCTGCGGATGCTCGGGTCGTACGGCTACTCGATGGGTTCCATGCCGACGTCCTTCCGGCCGGGTGAGGCGCTCATCGGGACGGCCGCCGAGGAGAAGCGCACGATCCTCGTGGAGAACGCGCCGAGCGGCTATCTGAAGATCTCCTCCGGGCTCGGCGAGGCGCCGCCCGCGCAGGTGATCGTCCTTCCGGTGCTGTTCGAGGGCAAGGTGCTCGGCGTGATCGAGCTGGCGTCCTTCACGCCGTTCACGCAGATCCAGAAGGACTTCCTCAACCAGATCGCCGAGATGATCGCGACCAGCGTCAACACCATCTCCGTCAACACCAAGACCGAGGTGCTGCTGAAGCAGTCGCAGGAGCTGACCGAGCAACTCCGTGAGCGGTCCGCCGAGTTGGAGAACCGGCAGAAGGCCCTCCAGGCGTCCAACGCCGAGCTGGAGGAGAAGGCCGAGCTGCTGGCTCAGCAGAACCGCGACATCGAGGTGAAGAACACCGAGATCGAGGAGGCGCGGCAGGTCCTGGAGGAGCGTGCCGAGCAGCTCGCGGTCTCCATGCGCTACAAGAGCGAGTTCCTCGCCAACATGTCGCACGAGCTGCGTACGCCGCTGAACTCGCTGCTGATCCTCGCCAAGCTGCTCGCCGACAACGCCGAGGGCAACCTCTCGCCCAAGCAGGTCGAGTTCGCCGAGACCATCCACGGCGCCGGTTCCGACCTGCTCCAGCTGATCAACGACATTCTCGACCTGTCGAAGGTCGAGGCGGGCAAGATGGACGTCTCCCCGACGCGTATCGCGCTCGTCCAGCTCGTCGACTACGTGGAGGCCACCTTCCGGCCGCTGACCGCGGAGAAGGGCCTGGACCTGTCCGTACGGGTCTCGCCGGAGCTGCCCGCCACGCTGCACACCGACGAGCAGCGGCTCCTGCAGGTGCTGCGCAACCTGTTGTCCAACGCGGTGAAGTTCACCGACTCCGGATCGGTCGAGCTGGTCATCCGGCCGGCCAGCGCGGACGTGCCGATGAAGATCCGGGAGCAGCTGCTGGAGGCCGGTTCGCTGACCGAGGCGGACGCGCCGCTGATCGCGTTCTCCGTGACCGACACCGGTATCGGGATCGCGGCCAGCAAGATGCGGGTGATCTTCGAGGCGTTCAAGCAGGCGGACGGCACGACCAGCCGTAAGTACGGCGGTACGGGGCTGGGGCTGTCCATCTCGCGGGAGATCGCGCAGCTGCTCGGCGGGGAGATCCATGCGCAGAGCGAGCCGGGACGCGGCTCGACATTCACGCTGTATTTGCCGCTGCACCCGAGCGAACTGCCCCCGCACGGCTACCAGCAGCAGCTGCCGGCCCTCGACGCCGGCGCCCTGGTGGCATCGGCGGCCGAGCTGGCGGAGCTGTCCGACGTGGAGATCGAGACGCCGGCCGAGGTGAGGTCGTACCGGGAGACGCAGAACGGCGCCGCCGCGCTCTTCAGGCGCCGCCGCAGGGCCGCGAGCGAGCTCGAACAGCGGCCGGCGCAGCAGGAGCAGTGGCCGGCGGCGGAGCGGGAGGCGGCGCCGCAGGCGCACCGGGGCATCCGGTTCGGTGGTGAGAAGGTGCTCATCGTCGACGACGACATCCGCAACGTCTTCGCACTGACCAGCGTCCTGGAGCAGCACGGCCTGTCCGTGCTGTACGCCGAGAACGGCCGAGAGGGCATCGAGGTCCTGGAGCAGCACGACGACGTGGCAGTCGTCCTGATGGACATCATGATGCCCGAGATGGACGGATACGCGACGACCACGGCGATCCGCAGGATGCCGCAGTTCGCCGGGCTCCCGATCATCGCGCTGACCGCCAAGGCGATGAAGGGCGACCGGGAGAAGGCGATCGAGTCGGGCGCTTCCGATTACGTCACGAAGCCGGTCGATCCCGATCATCTGCTGGCGGTGATGGATCAGTGGATGAGGGAGCAGTGACAGGAACCAACAGTGTTCACACGGAGTTGCTGACTCAGTGTGCTCGAAGCCGTGTAGAAGTGCGGGATTGGGGGAACCTTCTGGTCTCCCGCTACGTTTCTGCTACGTGCACAGTGACATCGCGGTGACAGGGTGTGGCGACAGGCGGGGTGCGGCTACCATGACCGGCACGAGGGCGGGCGGCGTAAGGGAGTCGTCCCCTGGGGCGGAGCCCGGTGCACTGCCGGGGCGAGGAGGGCGGGCCATGGTGCAGAAGGCCAAGATCCTCCTGGTCGATGACCGGCCGGAGAATCTGCTGGCGCTGGAGGCGATCCTCTCTGCGCTCGATCAGACGCTGGTACGGGCATCGTCCGGGGAGGAAGCGCTCAAAGCACTGCTGACGGACGACTTCGCGGTCATTCTGCTGGACGTCCAGATGCCGGGAATGGACGGTTTCGAAACCGCGGCGCACATCAAGCGGCGGGAACGGACCCGCGACATCCCGATCATCTTCCTCACCGCGATCAACCACGGCCCGCATCACACGTTCCGTGGCTACGCGGCGGGGGCGGTGGACTACATCTCCAAGCCGTTCGACCCGTGGGTGCTGCGGGCGAAGGTCTCCGTGTTCGTCGAGCTGTACATGAAGAACTGCCAGCTGCGCGAGCAGGCGGCGCTGCTGCGGCTCCAGTTGGAGGGCGGCGGCAAGGCCACGGACGGGGACGCGAAAGAGCCGGCGGGCCTGCTCGCCGAGCTGTCGGCGCGGCTCGCCGCGGTCGAGGAGCAGGCCGAGGCGCTGTCCAAGCAGCTTGACGACGAGTCGGCGGACGCGGCGGCGGTGGCCACGGCAGCTCATCTCGAACGCAAACTCACGGGATTGCGGCGGGCACTGGACGCGCTGGAGCCGGGCACGGGGAGCACCTCCTCGGTGCCCTCGCAGAACTGACATCGCGGTGGCGCGCGTTGGCCGGCGAGCGACGCCGAGCCGTCCTGGGCGTGACCGGCCCGTGAATCGGCGTCAGTTCACCGCCTCCACAAGCGCGACACGAACGGGTGAAGCAGTGGGCACACGTGTCCGCTGCTTCCTCCACCGGTAACCTCACACCCATGGCCTCACGTCCCTCCGCAGCCAAGAAGCCGCCCGCGAAGAAGGCGGCCGCTTCCGCGAAGGCTCCGGCGAAGAAGGCCGCTGCCAAGAAAGCCCCCGCGAAGAAGGCGCCGGCCAAGAAGGCCGCGGCGAAGAAAGCCGCGCCCGCACCCAAGCCGGCGCCGAATCCGACCGGGGGCATCTACCGGCTCGTGCGCGCCGTCTGGCTCGGGCTCGCGCACGCGGTCGGCGCGGTGTTCCGGGGCATAGGGCAGGGTGCGAAGAACCTCGACCCCGCCCATCGCAAGGACGGCATCGCGCTCTTGCTCCTCGGGCTCGGGCTGATCGTCGCGGCCGGCACCTGGTCCAATCTGCGTGGTCCCGTCGGCGATCTCGTCGAGATCATCGTGACCGGCGCGTTCGGCCGGCTCGACCTGCTCGTGCCGATACTGCTCGCGGTCATCGCCGTACGGTTCATCCGGCACCCCGAGAAGCCCGAGGCCAACGGCCGAATCGTCATCGGCCTGTCCGCACTCGTCGTCGGCGTGCTCGGCCAGGTCCACATCGCCGTCGGCTCGCCCGCCCGCAGCGACGGCATGCAGGCCATAAGGGACGCCGGCGGGCTCATCGGCTGGGGCGCGGCGACCCCGCTGACGCACACCATGGGCGAGGTCCTCGCCGTACCGCTGCTCGCGCTGCTCACGATCTTCGGGCTGCTGGTCGTCACGGCCACCCCGGTCAACGCCATCCCGCAGCGGCTGCGGCAGTTGGGTGTGAAGCTCGGCATCCTGCCCGACCCCGACGAGGACGACGACTACACCGAGGACGAGCAGCGCTACGACGACCAGTGGCGCGAGGCCCTGCCCGCGTCGCGCGGCCGTAGGCGCACTCCGGCCCCCGAGGCGTACGACCCCGACAGCGCCGAGCAGGAGGCCCTCTCGCGGCGTCGCGGCCGCCCGAGGCGCTCCGCGGTGCCACAGCCCGAGATGGACCGTCCCATGGACGCTGTGGACGTCGCGGCGGCCGCCGCTGCCGCGCTCGACGGCGCCGTCCTGCACGGGATGCCGCCCTCGCCGATCGTCGCCGACCTCACTCAGGGCGTGAGCGTGGGCGACCGCGCGGAGACCACCCCGGTGCCGACGCCCGTCCCTGCCGCGCGGCCCAAGCAGGAGAAGCTCCCCAAGACCGAGGTTCCGGATCTCACCAAGTCCGAGGTTCCGGATCTCACCAAATCAGCGCCCGACAAGATGCGGGACCTGCCGCCGCGTGCCGAACAGCTCCAGCTGTCCGGCGACATCACGTACTCGCTCCCGTCGCTCGACCTCCTTGAGCGCGGCGGTCCCGGCAAGTCGCGCAGCGCCGCCAACGACGCGATCGT of the Streptomyces sp. T12 genome contains:
- a CDS encoding two-component system response regulator gives rise to the protein MVQKAKILLVDDRPENLLALEAILSALDQTLVRASSGEEALKALLTDDFAVILLDVQMPGMDGFETAAHIKRRERTRDIPIIFLTAINHGPHHTFRGYAAGAVDYISKPFDPWVLRAKVSVFVELYMKNCQLREQAALLRLQLEGGGKATDGDAKEPAGLLAELSARLAAVEEQAEALSKQLDDESADAAAVATAAHLERKLTGLRRALDALEPGTGSTSSVPSQN
- a CDS encoding HAMP domain-containing protein — its product is MESGAATRGTKTRAKGGQSLKNERKPRNGTTAVDTAALNRLMAALVSMRDGNFRKRLTVSGDGVMSEIAAVFNEVADRNLHLTGELARVRRMVGREGKLTERLETGACEGSWAAAVDNSNALVDDLVRPVSEVGRVLSAVAEGDLSPRMELRTQAPDGTGHPLRGEFLKVGRTVNNLVDQLSTFTDEVTRVASEVGTEGKLGGQARVRGMSGSWKDLTDSVNTMAYRLTAQVRDIALVTTAVAKGDLSRKVTVHVAGEMLELKNTVNTMVDQLSSFSSEVTRVAREVGTEGELGGQAQVPGVAGVWKDLTDSVNLMAGNLTAQVRGIAQVTTAVANGDLSQKVTVSARGEVAQLADTINQMTETLRIFADEVTRVANEVGAAGQLGGQANVPGAAGTWKDLTDSVNTVFRNLTIQVRDIAAVTTAVANGDLSQKVTVNVAGEMLELKNTVNGMVDQLSSFGSEVTRVAREVGVEGELGGQAQVPGAAGTWKDLTDSVNTAFRNLTGQVRNIAQVTTAVANGDLSQKVTVDVSGEMLQLKNTVNTMVDQLSSFADQVTRMARDVGTEGRLGGQAVVPGVAGTWKELTDSVNGMAGNLTAQVRNIAQVTTAVARGDLSQKIDVDARGEILELKNTINTMVDQLSGFADQVTRVAREVGTEGRLGGQAQVPGVAGVWRDLTDSVNGMAGNLTAQVRNIAQVATAVARGDLSQKITVDARGEILELKNTLNTMVDQLSSFAEEVTRVAREVGTEGQLGGQAEVQGVSGTWKDLTQSVNFMANNLTIQVRQIAEVTTAVAKGDLSKKITVDAKGEILELVTTVNTMVDQLSSFAEQVTRVAREVGTEGILGGQAHVPGVTGIWKDLSGNVNLMAKNLTMQVRNISQVAAAVANGDLTRTVTIEARGEVAQLADTFNTMVKTLSSFADQVTKVAREVGTDGILGGQAHVPGVAGTWKDLTESVNQMASNLTGQVRNIALVTTAIAKGDLSKKIDIDARGEILELKTTINTMVDQLSSFAEEVTRVAREVGTEGQLGGQARVRDVDGTWRDLTESVNEMAGNLTRQVRAIARVATAVTRGDLNLKIDVDASGEIQELQDYINKMIANLRDTTIANKEQDWLKGNLARISALMQGRRDLEDVASLIMSELTPVVTAQHGAFFVAMPLLDGKDLAAENDDHYELRMLGSYGYSMGSMPTSFRPGEALIGTAAEEKRTILVENAPSGYLKISSGLGEAPPAQVIVLPVLFEGKVLGVIELASFTPFTQIQKDFLNQIAEMIATSVNTISVNTKTEVLLKQSQELTEQLRERSAELENRQKALQASNAELEEKAELLAQQNRDIEVKNTEIEEARQVLEERAEQLAVSMRYKSEFLANMSHELRTPLNSLLILAKLLADNAEGNLSPKQVEFAETIHGAGSDLLQLINDILDLSKVEAGKMDVSPTRIALVQLVDYVEATFRPLTAEKGLDLSVRVSPELPATLHTDEQRLLQVLRNLLSNAVKFTDSGSVELVIRPASADVPMKIREQLLEAGSLTEADAPLIAFSVTDTGIGIAASKMRVIFEAFKQADGTTSRKYGGTGLGLSISREIAQLLGGEIHAQSEPGRGSTFTLYLPLHPSELPPHGYQQQLPALDAGALVASAAELAELSDVEIETPAEVRSYRETQNGAAALFRRRRRAASELEQRPAQQEQWPAAEREAAPQAHRGIRFGGEKVLIVDDDIRNVFALTSVLEQHGLSVLYAENGREGIEVLEQHDDVAVVLMDIMMPEMDGYATTTAIRRMPQFAGLPIIALTAKAMKGDREKAIESGASDYVTKPVDPDHLLAVMDQWMREQ